The genomic DNA AGGGGTGTGCATACCCGCGCGTTGAAGGGAAGGAGACCTGGAGCGACCAAGGAGATCGATCGGTGAACGAGCGGCTCACGATGTACACCACGACGTGGTGCGGCTACTGCGTCCGGCTCAAGCGTGGTCTCGAGCGGGCCGGGGTCGACTTCGACGAGGTCAACATCGAGCACGACCCGGAAGCCGAGCAGTTCGTCCTTTCGGTCAACCACGGCAATGCGACCGTTCCCACGCTCCGCCTCCCGAACGGGAATGTCATGACCAACCCGTCGCTGCCGGACCTGCTAGCGGCCGTCACCGCCTGACAGGAAGTCGTTGATCAGCTCGATGGCCTGATCGGTGCGGTCGGTCCAGAACAGGTGGCCGGCGCCCGTCAGCCACTCCAGCCGCGCCCCGGGAATGGCCGCAGCGAGCAGCTCTGCATTCGCCGGCTGTACGAGCCGGTCGGCGGTGCCGTGCAGAACCAAGGTGCGGGCCGTGATCTGGGGCAGCCGCGGCAGCGTCCCGGCGTACTGCCGCATCGCGTCCAGCTGTCCCCAGTACGACGTGGCTCGCAACGCAAAGCGCAGCCGAGCCGTGAGGTCGGCGTCGATCTCGTCGCGCGAAGTCTCCTCGGCGTACAGGAAGGGCACGGAGGCCTCGGCCGCCTCACGGGCCGACTTCGACGTCCGGTCCATCAACATGGTCGCGGCTGCCGGGTCCATGGGCACCGCCTCGCTACCACCGGGATGCGTGCACCCGAGCACGAGGGAAGCGACCCGCTCCGGGTGGCGCAGCGTGAGCTCCTGTGCGACCAGCCCGCCGAGCGAGACCCCGAAGACATGCGCTCGGGGCACCCCTGCCGCGTCGAGGACGTTCGCGGCGTCGGCTGCCATCTCCTCGATCGACCAGGGCGTGGGCGGCACGCTGCTGCGACCGACGCCGCGGTTGTCGAAGCGGATCGTGCGCCGCTCCCGGGACAGCCCGGGGAGCACGCGGAACCACAGGTCCGCGGTGTAGCCGAGTCCCTGGATCAGCAGCAGCGGAGGATCGCCTTCGCCCTCGGCGGCCCACCAGAGCGTCACATCGTCGTTCGTCACCACCGCCACGCCGGTGATCGTGCCCTATCGCCTGCTACCGTCCGCCCGTGGCCGGTGATCTGCGCACCCTGCTGGCCGATTTGAAGGCGGAGTCCGACGACCTCGACCACGTCGTGGCCTCGGGCGGACCCGACGCGCCCGCGACCCCAACTCCCGCGGTCGGCTGGTCGGTCGGCGACACGATCGGGCACCTGTGGTTCTTCGACCGGCAGGGCCGGCGCGCGCTGGACAACCCGGAGGCCTTCGCTCGCGACCGCGACGCCGTACTGGCCGATCCCCAGCGGTTCATGGCCGATCACCTGCGCCAGATCCGCCGCCTCGGAGAGTCGCTGCTGTTCGCCTGGCGGGAGGAGCGCCGGCTGCTGATCGACACGCTCGAAGCGGCCGACCCGTCGACGCGAGCCCCCTGGTACGGCCCGTCCATGTCACCGATGTCGTTCGCCACCGCGCGACTGATGGAAACCTGGGCGCACGGCCAGGACGTCGCCGACGCGCTCGGCGTGCACCGTCCACCCACCGACCGGATCCGCCACGTCGCGTATCTCGGCGTCCTCACCCGCGGCTTCTCCTACGAGATCCACGGCCGGACCGCCCCCGACACCCCGGTGCATGTCGCGCTGACGCTTCCGAGCGGGCAGCCCTGGACCAGCGGCGACCCGAGCGCCACGGACCGGATCGAGGGCCCGGCGCTGGACTTCTGCCTGCTCGTCACCCAGCGCCGGCTGGCCGACGACCTCGCGCTCCGGATGACAGGGGAGGCGGCCGTGGAGTGGATGTCGCTCGCCCAGGTGTTCGCCGGGCCGCCGTCCTTCACCGACCGCAGCCGTAAGGGCCTGGGTCGCTGACCGGCCGGCAGAGCCGCTCACCGGTCGGATCAGCCGGGTACGGCGACCAGCTCGTCGTCCGTGCTCTCGGCGGCCGGGCGACGCCGCGGCTTCATCGTCGCCTCGGCGTCCTGGTCGTTGATCTGCCAGGCGAGCGGCACGGCAAGCAACGCGATCACTCCGGCGATACCGAATGCCCAGTGGAACGCGGCCAGGTTCGGCGCGGGATGCCCGCCTACCAGGTGCGTGACGCCGACGGTCGAGATGACCGTGGTGAGCAGGGCGACGCCGAGCGCACCGCCCAGCTGGCGAGAGGTGTTGAACAGCATCGACGCCCGGCCGGTCGCCGCCGGCGGGATGGTGGCGAAGGCGGCGGCCTGCGACGGCACGAAGATATGGGACGCCGCGACACCCACGCCGAACATCACCAGCCGGATCACCCAGAGGTTGGTCGAGAAGCCGACGAGCGTCAGGCACGAGATCACGACCGCGAGCGCGGTGAGGCCACCGGCCATGACCCGCCGCGGTCCGTAGTTCGCGTAGAGCCGGGTCGCCACCTGCGCGCCGGCCATGACGCCGAGCGCTTCGGGGAAGGTGCTGAGCCCGGAGCCGAGCGCGGACAGGCCGAGACCGTCCTGGAAGAACAGTGCGACGAGGTACAGGCTGCCGAGAAAACCCGCGGTCATGATGAACATGACCCCGGTCGACGTACGGAACAGATGGTTGCCCACCAACCGCAGATCGATCATCGGCTGGCTGACCCGCAGCTCGTAGCGGATGAGCGCGGCGAGCAGAACCACGCCGACCGCGCCGAGGCCGAGGATCAGCGGCGATCCCCAGCCATGGTCGGGACCCTCGGACAGCGCGTACATCAGCGAGGCGAGCCCCGCGCCGGCGAGGACGAAGCCGCCGACGTCGAACCGCCCCGCGTCGGGCTCGCTGTGCTCGTGCAGGAACAGCAGACCGAAGACGAACGCGATCAGCCCGATCGGCACGTTGACGTAG from Mycobacteriales bacterium includes the following:
- a CDS encoding TIGR03084 family metal-binding protein, yielding MAGDLRTLLADLKAESDDLDHVVASGGPDAPATPTPAVGWSVGDTIGHLWFFDRQGRRALDNPEAFARDRDAVLADPQRFMADHLRQIRRLGESLLFAWREERRLLIDTLEAADPSTRAPWYGPSMSPMSFATARLMETWAHGQDVADALGVHRPPTDRIRHVAYLGVLTRGFSYEIHGRTAPDTPVHVALTLPSGQPWTSGDPSATDRIEGPALDFCLLVTQRRLADDLALRMTGEAAVEWMSLAQVFAGPPSFTDRSRKGLGR
- a CDS encoding MDR family MFS transporter, whose product is MSIVFVMAMFMAIMDITIVNVALPTLARDFSVNPANIDSVVVGFLVSLAVFIPASGWLGDRYGMKRIFLLALAIFTIASALCGLSQSLGELVVFRILQGVGGGMLTPVGMAMLFRTFPPAERVRASRILVVPTAFAPALGPVLGGLLVTDVSWRWVFYVNVPIGLIAFVFGLLFLHEHSEPDAGRFDVGGFVLAGAGLASLMYALSEGPDHGWGSPLILGLGAVGVVLLAALIRYELRVSQPMIDLRLVGNHLFRTSTGVMFIMTAGFLGSLYLVALFFQDGLGLSALGSGLSTFPEALGVMAGAQVATRLYANYGPRRVMAGGLTALAVVISCLTLVGFSTNLWVIRLVMFGVGVAASHIFVPSQAAAFATIPPAATGRASMLFNTSRQLGGALGVALLTTVISTVGVTHLVGGHPAPNLAAFHWAFGIAGVIALLAVPLAWQINDQDAEATMKPRRRPAAESTDDELVAVPG
- a CDS encoding mycoredoxin codes for the protein MNERLTMYTTTWCGYCVRLKRGLERAGVDFDEVNIEHDPEAEQFVLSVNHGNATVPTLRLPNGNVMTNPSLPDLLAAVTA
- a CDS encoding alpha/beta fold hydrolase; its protein translation is MAVVTNDDVTLWWAAEGEGDPPLLLIQGLGYTADLWFRVLPGLSRERRTIRFDNRGVGRSSVPPTPWSIEEMAADAANVLDAAGVPRAHVFGVSLGGLVAQELTLRHPERVASLVLGCTHPGGSEAVPMDPAAATMLMDRTSKSAREAAEASVPFLYAEETSRDEIDADLTARLRFALRATSYWGQLDAMRQYAGTLPRLPQITARTLVLHGTADRLVQPANAELLAAAIPGARLEWLTGAGHLFWTDRTDQAIELINDFLSGGDGR